The following are encoded together in the Thermococcus sibiricus MM 739 genome:
- a CDS encoding YkgJ family cysteine cluster protein, giving the protein MRFKPKPLKDDVNFECKFCLDCCRGRFIYLTISDIANIMAHGHDPQDFVLMTAEGGKIRFFLAYREWDLGCIFHDPETGKCKIHSYNPLICKIYPFMVSHKPLGIEGEEPFEYKGENLWLYYDESCPGIGEGEKIIKKEDIAELGLKFQKESEKTDLDGLSRLLNGEYNGT; this is encoded by the coding sequence ATGAGGTTCAAACCAAAACCACTGAAAGATGATGTAAACTTTGAGTGCAAATTCTGTCTCGACTGCTGTAGAGGTAGGTTTATCTACTTGACTATTTCAGATATAGCCAACATTATGGCTCATGGCCACGATCCGCAGGATTTCGTTCTTATGACTGCTGAAGGAGGGAAAATAAGGTTTTTTTTGGCTTACAGAGAGTGGGATCTCGGATGTATTTTTCATGACCCAGAGACCGGAAAGTGCAAAATCCACTCCTACAATCCACTAATATGCAAAATCTATCCTTTTATGGTCTCTCACAAGCCGCTTGGGATTGAAGGTGAGGAGCCTTTTGAATACAAGGGAGAAAATCTCTGGCTATATTACGATGAAAGCTGCCCTGGCATTGGCGAGGGGGAGAAGATAATAAAGAAGGAAGATATAGCTGAGCTTGGGTTGAAGTTTCAGAAGGAGTCTGAAAAGACTGATTTAGATGGTTTAAGCAGGCTCTTAAACGGTGAGTACAATGGAACTTAG
- a CDS encoding Nif3-like dinuclear metal center hexameric protein: protein MVNKDEIVNFLDEYLDINSFPDKSRNGLQVEGKEEVEKIAFAIDACMDTFIKARAFDADMLIVHHGLIWGGIEYVRGLVQKRLKFLLENELNLYAAHLPLDLHPEVGNNVQLLKLLGLEPKEPFGSYNGLSIGYTSEFDEPKPLPLVAQILVEKLKTDYVKAYEFGVEEIKRVAVVSGRGGFTIPEAIEKGVDLFITGEFLHDDYHTAKEGRLSVIAAGHYASETLGVKALMPVLREKFRVKTVFIDNPTGL from the coding sequence ATGGTTAACAAAGATGAAATTGTAAACTTCCTTGATGAATACCTAGACATAAACTCTTTTCCTGATAAATCCCGCAATGGTCTGCAAGTGGAAGGAAAAGAGGAAGTTGAAAAGATTGCCTTTGCCATCGATGCCTGTATGGACACCTTTATTAAAGCCCGCGCATTCGATGCTGATATGCTAATAGTTCACCATGGCCTTATATGGGGAGGAATAGAATACGTCAGGGGGCTTGTGCAGAAAAGGCTCAAGTTCCTTCTTGAGAACGAGCTGAACCTCTATGCAGCTCACCTTCCCCTTGACCTTCATCCCGAAGTGGGGAACAACGTCCAACTTTTGAAACTTTTGGGATTGGAGCCAAAGGAACCCTTTGGAAGCTATAATGGTTTAAGCATAGGATATACATCCGAATTTGATGAACCAAAACCGCTGCCTTTAGTTGCTCAAATACTCGTGGAAAAGTTGAAAACTGACTATGTGAAGGCCTATGAATTCGGGGTTGAGGAGATAAAGAGGGTTGCCGTTGTAAGTGGCAGAGGCGGGTTTACCATACCGGAGGCAATAGAAAAAGGAGTGGATTTATTCATAACGGGAGAATTTTTGCATGACGACTACCATACGGCAAAGGAAGGAAGGCTAAGCGTTATTGCCGCTGGACACTACGCGAGTGAAACCCTAGGAGTTAAGGCGCTAATGCCCGTCCTAAGGGAAAAGTTTAGAGTCAAAACGGTGTTCATTGACAATCCGACTGGGTTGTGA
- a CDS encoding tRNA uridine(34) 5-carboxymethylaminomethyl modification radical SAM/GNAT enzyme Elp3 translates to MEEKYRKACEEIAKVIISGEIKDKDQLNRFKVKIARKYHLSKLPTNSDILRVMRKDQREKFKEFLKKKPTRTISGVAVVAMMTKPFPCPHGRCIYCPGGPSEGSPQSYTGKEPSALRALQNVYHPYLIMMNRLKQLYDIGHDIDKVEVIIQGGTFPAVDLDYQEWFIKEAFKAMNDFSHFKDIENLEEKIRNAVLFGDIDKDPLFKAAWERTHKKPYYYLEEEQRKNEKAKVRMVGLTIETRPDWAMEKQIDRMLKLGTTRVELGVQTVFNFIYERVKRGHTVEDTLRATQLLKDAGLKINYHMMPGLPGSNFERDLKAFQIIFEDERFRPDMLKVYPTLVTKDTILYRWYKEGKYRPYTTEEAVELLVEVYKMLPKWVRVMRIQRDIPVQLVEAGVKHSNLGQLVFNELVRRGIRPREIRFREVGHQMQKFGIEPEVEHIKLLREDYEASEGHEIFLSFEDVKNDILIGFIRLRIPSEKAHRKEINCCPSAIVRELHVYGPLVPIGGKPKYEWQHRGYGRELLAEAERIAFEEFDRKKMLIISGVGVREYYRKFGYRKDGPYVSKRLDKNGHANFVKSQEFDGHLNT, encoded by the coding sequence ATGGAAGAAAAATACCGAAAGGCCTGCGAGGAAATTGCAAAGGTGATAATATCTGGCGAGATTAAGGATAAGGATCAACTTAACAGGTTTAAGGTTAAAATAGCTAGGAAATATCATCTAAGTAAGCTCCCTACTAATTCAGACATTCTCAGGGTGATGAGGAAAGACCAGAGGGAGAAGTTTAAGGAGTTTCTTAAGAAGAAGCCAACAAGAACTATAAGTGGAGTGGCCGTTGTGGCCATGATGACAAAACCTTTCCCATGCCCCCATGGTAGGTGTATTTATTGCCCCGGAGGGCCGAGTGAAGGTTCTCCGCAGAGTTATACTGGAAAAGAACCTTCGGCTTTGAGAGCTCTTCAGAATGTTTATCATCCTTACCTTATAATGATGAACCGCCTAAAGCAGCTCTACGACATTGGCCACGATATAGACAAGGTTGAAGTTATCATCCAAGGTGGAACTTTCCCAGCTGTGGATCTAGATTACCAGGAATGGTTCATTAAAGAGGCCTTCAAAGCTATGAATGACTTTTCACATTTCAAAGACATTGAAAACCTTGAGGAAAAGATAAGGAATGCAGTTCTCTTTGGAGATATTGATAAAGATCCACTCTTTAAAGCAGCCTGGGAAAGAACACACAAGAAACCTTACTACTATCTCGAAGAGGAGCAGAGGAAAAATGAAAAGGCAAAAGTCAGGATGGTGGGATTGACGATTGAAACAAGGCCCGATTGGGCTATGGAAAAGCAAATAGATAGAATGCTGAAGCTCGGGACAACGAGAGTAGAGCTTGGCGTTCAAACGGTGTTTAACTTCATCTACGAGAGGGTTAAGAGAGGACACACTGTTGAGGACACTTTAAGGGCTACACAGCTCCTCAAAGATGCCGGTCTCAAGATAAACTACCACATGATGCCGGGCTTACCGGGAAGCAACTTTGAGAGAGACTTAAAGGCATTTCAGATAATCTTCGAGGACGAACGCTTCAGGCCTGATATGCTTAAGGTTTACCCCACATTGGTTACGAAGGATACGATCCTTTATAGGTGGTATAAAGAAGGAAAATACAGGCCTTATACAACCGAAGAGGCTGTTGAACTGCTTGTTGAAGTTTACAAGATGCTTCCTAAGTGGGTTAGGGTCATGAGAATTCAGAGAGACATTCCAGTGCAACTCGTTGAAGCGGGTGTAAAGCATTCTAATCTTGGTCAACTGGTCTTTAATGAACTTGTGAGAAGGGGAATAAGACCTAGAGAGATTCGTTTTAGAGAAGTTGGACACCAGATGCAGAAGTTTGGGATAGAGCCCGAAGTGGAACACATCAAACTTTTGAGAGAGGATTATGAGGCGAGTGAAGGTCACGAGATATTCCTGAGCTTCGAGGATGTGAAGAACGATATTCTAATTGGCTTCATAAGGCTTAGAATTCCAAGTGAAAAAGCTCACAGGAAAGAAATAAACTGCTGTCCGTCTGCTATAGTTAGGGAGCTCCACGTTTACGGGCCACTGGTACCAATAGGTGGAAAGCCGAAGTACGAGTGGCAGCACCGCGGTTACGGAAGGGAGCTCTTAGCTGAGGCTGAGAGAATAGCCTTTGAAGAATTTGACAGAAAGAAAATGCTTATCATAAGTGGGGTTGGTGTTAGGGAGTACTACAGAAAGTTTGGCTATAGAAAGGATGGGCCATATGTAAGCAAGAGACTTGATAAAAATGGGCATGCCAACTTCGTGAAAAGCCAGGAGTTTGATGGGCATTTGAACACTTGA
- a CDS encoding NIP7 pre-PUA domain-containing protein produces the protein MELRYRRASSWEFDLIMKEAEKFGELKHEFFGIVEGKFRDVYAVNGEVWRRIESLKIKPYAFGTFVGTIKVDRNLVEKFYPNIEFFYFVDIKQNFAILKPKTAFLFTTGKDVPKNGVKEYSWKGSKKLVILNEEGIILGLGLINPKSNGKFIKNITDIGEFIRRHK, from the coding sequence ATGGAACTTAGATACAGAAGGGCTTCGTCTTGGGAGTTTGATTTGATAATGAAAGAAGCAGAGAAGTTTGGGGAGCTAAAGCACGAGTTTTTTGGGATAGTTGAGGGGAAGTTCAGGGATGTTTATGCGGTAAACGGAGAAGTTTGGAGAAGAATAGAGAGCTTGAAGATAAAACCCTATGCATTCGGAACCTTTGTGGGCACAATAAAGGTTGACAGAAATCTTGTTGAAAAGTTTTATCCCAACATCGAGTTTTTCTACTTTGTTGATATCAAACAGAACTTTGCTATTCTAAAACCAAAAACAGCTTTCCTCTTCACAACCGGCAAAGACGTGCCCAAAAATGGGGTCAAAGAGTACAGCTGGAAAGGGAGTAAAAAGTTGGTTATCCTAAATGAGGAAGGTATAATCCTTGGATTAGGCCTTATAAACCCAAAAAGCAATGGGAAGTTCATCAAGAACATCACTGACATTGGAGAATTCATAAGACGACATAAATGA